CGTCTTCTCCGCCGCGTGCGCGACTTTGCCTCCGTTGGGAAGGTAAAATCGATCAATGCCAAGGCTGCGAACGCGGCGTTATGCCAGCTTGACGTCGATGTGCTTGGCCTTGATGCGATGGACCGGCGCTACCTTTCCCGTATTGCCGAGCATTATGCCGGCGGTCCTGTCGGCGTCGATACCCTTGCCGCCGGTCTTTCCGAACAGCGCGATACGATCGAGGAAGTGATTGAACCTTTCCTTATTCAGCAGGGCTTTATCCAGCGTACGCCACGCGGGCGGATGCTGACCGCGATTGCTTACCGCCACCTTGGGCTGGAGGCGCCGAAAACCCTTACCCAGTTTGACCTTCTTGAAGGCGGCGGCAAGGGGGAGGGGCGATGACCCAGGCTTCAACGCCATTCGGCGATGGGGGGTATTGTTTTTCCGTTCGCGTCTATTACGAAGACACGGATGCGGCGGGGATTGTCTATTACGCGAATTACCTGCATTTTGCCGAACGGGCGCGCACGGAACTTCTGCGAAGCCTCGGCTTTGCGCGAACGGACCAGACCCATGGGGTCGCCTTCGCCGTTCGCAGTTGTGCCGTCGATTATTTTGCGCCGGCCCGTCTTGATGACTGGCTCGACATTGAAACGCAGCTTATTAACCTTCAAGGTGCCAGCCTTGAGGTTGTCCAAACGATCCGGCGGGATGGAAAAACGCTTGTCCACCTGACGGTGCGCATGGCTTGTATGGATGGCGATGGTAAAGTTGTCCGCATGCCGACGGAATTGCGTGACGCCCTGAAGGCAGGGCTGTTGCGTTCCCCATTCAAGGTGAGTGCACCGAAGGTGCGCGCATCCAAGACGAGACGGAGTGCTTGATGGAAAATGAGATTATCGAATCTGTTGCCGTGGGGCAGTCGGTCGCGTCGACGGACATGTCGGCGTGGGGCTTGTTTATGCAGGCCGACCCGATTGTTCAGGCGGTCATGCTGCTGCTGCTGGCGGCGTCTTTTTGGAGTTGGGCAATCATCTTTGACAAATTGATGAAGCTGCGCCGGTTGCGCGCGATTGCCGATAGTTTTGAGGAAGCTTTCTGGTCGGGCGGATCGCTGCTTCATCTTTACGAGCGTGTTGGTGTCAACCCGAAGGACCCGATGTCGGCGGTGTTCGGTGCCGGCATGCGGGAATGGAAGCTTGGCTCCGAAGGGAAGGCGGCGATGTCGGAAACGCGAACCGGCAGCGTGCTGCAACGGGTCGATCGCGCCATGCGCCTGACTCTTGGTCGCGAGCTGGAGGCGTTGGAGCGCCACCTGACCTTCCTTGCCTCCGTCGGCTCGACGGCACCTTTCATCGGTCTTTTCGGCACGGTCTGGGGCATCATGAACAGCTTTCAATCCATCGCAATTTCGAAGAACACGTCTTTGGCGGTTGTGGCCCCCGGCATTGCCGAGGCCCTGTTTGCGACGGCGATGGGGTTGGTCGCCGCCATTCCGGCGGTGGTTGCCTATAACAAGATTTCGAATGGGCTGAACGGCTATGCGAACCGCATCGATGGTTTTTCCGACGAATTCAGCGCCATTTTGGCGCGCGAAGCCGAGGGGACAAGCTAGCGATGGGTGGCGGTGCGGGTGGCGGTGCGGGCGGCAGACGCGCCGGGCGCCGGTCCCTTCGTCCGATGAGCGAAATCAATGTCACTCCGATGGTTGATGTCATGCTCGTTCTGCTCATCGTCTTTATGGTCACGGCGCCATTGATGACGGTGGGCGTGCCGGTCGAACTGCCAAAATCCGAAGCCGGAAATCTGAGCGGCCAGGAAGAGCCGCTGGTTGTTTCCGTGAACGCGGATGGCGATGTTTTTCTTCAGGAAACGCAAATTGACATTGTGGATCTTGCACCACGGCTGGTCGCAATCAGCGGCAACAACCCGGAAACGCGGATCTTCATCCGTGGGGATCAGGCAATCAACTACGGGCGTGTCATGGACGTGATGAGCACAATCAGCGCCGCCGGGTTTAGCCGTGTCGGCCTCGTCGCCCGCACGCCTGGCGAGGGACAAGGTCCGGCCCGGAAAAAGTAGTTTTATATGCGCGATGGCCTGCTCAGTTCGTTTATTTTCCACGTGATGGCGGTGCTTATTGCCTATTTTGGGGTGCCGGCGTTGTTTAAACCGGCGTTTCAGGATGACTACCCGATCGTTGTCGATTTTGTGCAGATTTCCCATAAGACAAATCTGCCGAAATTGCCGCCGCCGTCGTTGAAGCCGAAACGTAAACCTGCCGCCGAAAGGCAAAAGCCAAGCCAGATCAGCGAAAATCCGCTGCCACGCAAACCGGTGGCGAAACCAAAGCCATTGCCAAAACCAAAGGTCGAAAAGCCGGTTGCGAAGCCGAAACCCCTACCGAAACTAAAGGTTGAAAAGCCGGTGGCGAAACCGAAACTTCGCCCGAAGCCAAAGGAAGCCGCCCCGGATCCCTTTGCTTCGGTGCTCAAGACGGTGGAAAAATTTCGCCAGCCTGAAGWGAAAGTGGCTGCCAAGCCGACGCCGGAGATTGTGCAGGCACCAAAGCGTTTCGATGTGGCGAGCCGGTTGACGTTGAGTGAACTGGACGCCATTCGCAGCCAGATCAGCCGCTGTTGGAACGTGCCGGTGGGGGCGATGAACGCCGAGGACCTGATTGTCGAGATCCGGGTGCACGTCAATCCGGACGGCACCATTCGCAAGKCTAGAATTCTGGACGCGGAGCGCATGCAACACGATCCCTTCTTTCGGACTGCAGCGGAAAGCGCGTATCGTGCGGTCATCAATCCGCGATGCAGCCCGCTTCGGCTGCCGCCGGAAAAGTACGAGCTGTGGAAGATCTTTACCCTTAGCTTCAACCCGAAGGAAATGCTTGGAACATGACCGACCGTCAGAAAAAACGAGCAAGAAAAGGACGGTGCGCCTGGCGGTTTGCCTTTGCGGCCCTGTTTTTCATGTTTCTTTTCTCGCCTGCCCATGCGGAGCTTCGGATCGATATCACGCGAGGCGTGGTCGAGCCTTTGCCCATCGCCATTCAGGATTTTATGGGGAAAACGGGTCACGCGGGGGAAGTCGGCCAGAAAATCGCGTTTGTTGTTCTCGCCAACCTGGAGCGTTCCGGCCTTTTCCAGGGCGTTGACCCGAGGGCGTATATTGAGAAAAAAATCCCGCTCAACATCCAGCCGCGATTCGCGGATTGGCGCGTTATCGGAACCCAGGCTTTAATCAATGGCGGGGTTGAACTGCTTCGCGATGGGCGGCTGCGGGTGGAATTTCGCCTCTGGGACGTTGTGGCGGAACAGCAGATGCAGGGGCTGGCCTATCACACGCAGCCGGAAAACTGGCGCCGCGTTGCGCATAAAATTTCAGATTCAATCTATGAACGCATTACCGGCGAGAAAGGCTATTTCGATACGCGGATTGTTTATGTCGCCGAGAGCGGGCTGGCGACACAGCGGATAAAGCGCCTTGCGATCATGGATCAGGACGGTGAAAACAATCGGTTTCTCACCGATGAACGAACGCTTATTCTGACGCCGCGTTTCTCGAAGACGGCGCAGAAGATCGTGTTTCTTTCTTACTATGGCGACGTTCCGCGCGTTTACCTTTTCGACATTGAAACCGGTGTGCAGGAACGCCTTGGTGATTTTTCAGGCATGACGTTCGCGCCGCGCTTTTCGCCCGACGATTCGCAAGTTGTCATGAGTTATGCGAAGGACGGGAATTCCGACATTTATGTCATGGACCTGGACACGCGAAAGGCAAAACGCCTGACGACGAATTCGGGGATCGACACGTCGCCTTCTTTCTCGCCCCAAGGCGATCGGATTGTCTTTAACTCCGATCGTGGTGGTTCGCCGCAGCTTTATGTCATGAGCAAGAACGGCAGAAACATCCACCGGACAAGTTTTGGGAAGGGACGGTACGGCACGCCGGTGTGGTCGCCGCGCGGCGACCTGATCGCTTTTACGAAGATTTATAAAAACCGCTTCTTCATTGGCGTCATGAAACCGGACGGCAGTGGTGAGCGGTTGCTGACGGAGAGCTTCCGCGACGAGGGCCCCACTTGGGCTCCGAACGGACGGGTCCTTATGTTTTTCCGGCAAATTCCAGGCGATGCGAACGGTTACGGTGATCGTGTGCGCCTTTATTCGATCGATCTCACAGGCCGCAACGAGCGTGAAGTGGTCACCCCGCTTGATGCGTCCGATCCGGCCTGGTCCCCCTTGATTCCGTGATTTCGAGCAAGTATGGTTAAAATTCCCGGGAAATAGCGGGAGAACGGTTGCTGGACGCCAGATTTTTCTGGAAGGCGGCGCACAGGTCACCGGGAGACAGGGTGGCGGAAGATTCTTTAGATTTTGTAAACCACTCACGTGGTTTAAACACCCAGGTTCTCGATCAGGAGATTACGTCGATGCGTCGGATTTTTGTTACCATTGCGGCATTGGTTCTTCTCACCGCCTGCGAAACGCAGACCGGTGGTGCAGGGGGGTCCAGAGGTGCTGGCGGCGCCGGAGGTTCCGGAGGTTCCGGCGGTTACAGCGGGATGAGTTCCCAGCAGGAACTTGTCGCCAAGATTGGCGACCGGATCTTTTTTAATCTCAACAGTTATAAAATACGCGCAGACGCCCAGAAGATTCTGCAGGCGCAAGCCACATGGCTGAAGCAGCAATCGAGCCTTAACATTACAATTGAAGGCCATTGTGATGAGCGGGGCACGCGGGAATACAACCTGGCGCTTGGTGAACGTCGTGCGAATGCGGTGAAAGATTATCTTGTTGCCCTTGGCGTACCGACAAGCCGGATTATGACGATCAGTTACGGCGAAGAGCGGCCGGTGGCCCTTGGCCATAATGATGCGGCCTGGACGCAGAACCGCCGCGGCGTGACGAAAGTCAACTAAACATCCTAGCCCAAGCGACGACGCCCTTTTTGAATTCACCGTCCGTCTGGCCTTCAGGTTCGATAAGAACCTTTTGGGCCTGGCGGACGACGTGTGTTTAAGGAATGAAAATGCCGTTTCGGAAAACGGAGAAGGGGATAGCGCGGCATTTGTGCGGCGGGGCAGGATCGGCCCTTTTTTATGGCCGTCTTCTGGCGATGCTCGTTACCTTGCCGTTGCTTTTGGCGACGCCAGCCCTGGCCCAGGGTCTGGGGGCCGGTGCCCTTGTGGAACGGCTCGACCGTCTGGAACGTGACCTGCAAAATTTGCAGCGTGAGTTTTACCGCGATGGGGCGACGCCTTCTTCGCCAGTGATAGGTTCGCTGGTGAACGATACGGATGCGCCGCCGCCGGCGGCCCGCGCGGAACTTCGCTTTGCCGAAATTGAAACGCAAATTCGCGGCCTTACAGGCAAGGTCGAAGAAGTCCAATTCCGGCTCTCCGAACTTGGCGAGCGCCTCGACCTTTTAACCAGCGATCTTGAGCTTCGCCTTGCTGCCATCGAAGTCAGGCTCGCTGGCAGCAAACAAGACGGCACTGGCCAGGCGGGGGCCGTGATGGAAGGTTCGCCGACGTCTGAGACGTCAGCGTCCGAGACGTCCGCCGTTGCGGCGACGTCCGAGCCCGGCGGCGACGTGGCGGCAAAGGCGGTAAGCCTGCCGCCGAAAGAAGCCTATGCCCATGCCTTTTCACTGCTTGGCCGTCGCGAATATGTGGAGGCGGAACGTGAATTGAAGGCCTTTCTGGAGGCCTATCCTGAGGATCGGCTTGCACCGAACGCGACCTACTGGCTTGGCGAAACCTATTATGTGCGGAACGATTTCCGCCAGGCAGCCGTGATTTTTCTTCAGGGTTATCAGAAGAACCCCAAAGGTTCCAAGGCACCGGACAATCTGTTTAAGCTGGCAAAATCCTTGGGAAATATCGGCGATAAGAAAGAAGCCTGCGCCACCTTGAGCCGGCTCAAAAAAGAATTCCCCAAACTTCCTTCGGCCGTTTTTCAGCGCGCCGAGGCAGAGCGCAAGCGGAACGGCTGCCCGTAAGTATTTTTTCTGGATATCCGGCGGACGGATGCCCATGGACATAGAAAAATTTTCAGAACGCATGGGGGCGTTGGGGCCCTTCGAAGCGCAACCCCGGCTTGGTGTCGCCGTTTCCGGCGGCGCGGACAGCATGGCGCTTGTGCTGCTTGCAGACGCATGGGCGCGCGCGCGCGGCGGTGCGGTGCTGGCCTTGACGGTGGATCATGGCCTGCGCGCCGAGGCGGCAATGGAAGCGCGCCAGGTCGGCACCTGGCTTCGTTCGCACCACATTGCGCATCGCATTCTTCGTTGGGAGGGTGCGAAGCCTAAAACCGGCATTCAGGCGGCGGCGCGCGATGCGCGTTATGCCCTGTTGATGGAACGCTGCCGGAAAGAGGGCATTTTGCATCTGCTGCTGGCCCATCAAAGGGAAGACCAGGCCGAGACATTTCTTTTTCGCCTGGCGCGGGGCAGCGGCCTCGAAGGCCTTGCCGGGATGGCGTCGATCTCTGAGCGGACGCATCTGCGCCTGCTTCGCCCCTTGCTGGACGTGCCGCGCGCGCGTCTTCGCAAGATTCTTGAGACGGCAGATCAGCCGTGGATCGAAGATCCGTCCAACGAGGATCGCGCGTTTGCACGTGTGCGCATTCGGGCAGTTCTGCCGGTTCTGGGCCGAGAAGGGGTGACAGTGGAGCGGCTTGTCGAAATGACGCGGCAATTGGCGCATTCGCGCGCCGAACTTGAAGGGGCGACGGCGGCCCTTTTGGCGGAACAGGCAACGCTTTATCCGGAAGGCTACGCGCGTATAGCCAAGGCGGCCTTTCTGGCGGCATCGCCGGAATGTGCGCGCGCCGCCCTTGGCCGGCTGTTGCGCGTCGTTGGTGGCGGCGTTCATGTGCCACGCCGCGCGCGGATTGCGCGTCTTGCGACAGCCCTTGCGCAAGGGGAATTCCGATCTGGCCGTACGCTTGGCGGTTGCCGGGTGCTTGTCGAGGCGGAAAGCGTTCTTATTTGCCGCGAGATGCGGAAAGAAGTGCCCCAGCCCGTTCTTCCCGGGGCCTGTTTTCGCTGGGATGGGCGCTTTGTTGTCGAGACGGCACCGGCAAAGGCGGGAAGCCCCTGGGCGAAGCAGGCGAAGACCTGGCGTCTTCAGCGGCTTGGCGCGCAAGGCTGGGCCGAAATCGTGGCGGTTGAACCGGCCTTGCGACAAAGCCGCCTTCCTGTCGCCGTCCGGTCGACGCTGCCGGCGATCTGGGACCGCCGGGGCGTGTTTCTGGTTCCCCATCTTGGCTACGATCGTGGGGGCGGAAAATTTTTGAAACGTCTGGATTTCGAGCCATTCGAGCCTTTGGCCGGCGCCACTTTTACGGTTGCG
The Rhodospirillaceae bacterium DNA segment above includes these coding regions:
- the ygbF gene encoding tol-pal system protein YbgF; this encodes MKMPFRKTEKGIARHLCGGAGSALFYGRLLAMLVTLPLLLATPALAQGLGAGALVERLDRLERDLQNLQREFYRDGATPSSPVIGSLVNDTDAPPPAARAELRFAEIETQIRGLTGKVEEVQFRLSELGERLDLLTSDLELRLAAIEVRLAGSKQDGTGQAGAVMEGSPTSETSASETSAVAATSEPGGDVAAKAVSLPPKEAYAHAFSLLGRREYVEAERELKAFLEAYPEDRLAPNATYWLGETYYVRNDFRQAAVIFLQGYQKNPKGSKAPDNLFKLAKSLGNIGDKKEACATLSRLKKEFPKLPSAVFQRAEAERKRNGCP
- a CDS encoding energy transducer TonB, with amino-acid sequence MRDGLLSSFIFHVMAVLIAYFGVPALFKPAFQDDYPIVVDFVQISHKTNLPKLPPPSLKPKRKPAAERQKPSQISENPLPRKPVAKPKPLPKPKVEKPVAKPKPLPKLKVEKPVAKPKLRPKPKEAAPDPFASVLKTVEKFRQPEXKVAAKPTPEIVQAPKRFDVASRLTLSELDAIRSQISRCWNVPVGAMNAEDLIVEIRVHVNPDGTIRKXRILDAERMQHDPFFRTAAESAYRAVINPRCSPLRLPPEKYELWKIFTLSFNPKEMLGT
- the tolB gene encoding Tol-Pal system beta propeller repeat protein TolB, producing MTDRQKKRARKGRCAWRFAFAALFFMFLFSPAHAELRIDITRGVVEPLPIAIQDFMGKTGHAGEVGQKIAFVVLANLERSGLFQGVDPRAYIEKKIPLNIQPRFADWRVIGTQALINGGVELLRDGRLRVEFRLWDVVAEQQMQGLAYHTQPENWRRVAHKISDSIYERITGEKGYFDTRIVYVAESGLATQRIKRLAIMDQDGENNRFLTDERTLILTPRFSKTAQKIVFLSYYGDVPRVYLFDIETGVQERLGDFSGMTFAPRFSPDDSQVVMSYAKDGNSDIYVMDLDTRKAKRLTTNSGIDTSPSFSPQGDRIVFNSDRGGSPQLYVMSKNGRNIHRTSFGKGRYGTPVWSPRGDLIAFTKIYKNRFFIGVMKPDGSGERLLTESFRDEGPTWAPNGRVLMFFRQIPGDANGYGDRVRLYSIDLTGRNEREVVTPLDASDPAWSPLIP
- the ybgC gene encoding tol-pal system-associated acyl-CoA thioesterase, whose amino-acid sequence is MTQASTPFGDGGYCFSVRVYYEDTDAAGIVYYANYLHFAERARTELLRSLGFARTDQTHGVAFAVRSCAVDYFAPARLDDWLDIETQLINLQGASLEVVQTIRRDGKTLVHLTVRMACMDGDGKVVRMPTELRDALKAGLLRSPFKVSAPKVRASKTRRSA
- the tilS gene encoding tRNA lysidine(34) synthetase TilS gives rise to the protein MPMDIEKFSERMGALGPFEAQPRLGVAVSGGADSMALVLLADAWARARGGAVLALTVDHGLRAEAAMEARQVGTWLRSHHIAHRILRWEGAKPKTGIQAAARDARYALLMERCRKEGILHLLLAHQREDQAETFLFRLARGSGLEGLAGMASISERTHLRLLRPLLDVPRARLRKILETADQPWIEDPSNEDRAFARVRIRAVLPVLGREGVTVERLVEMTRQLAHSRAELEGATAALLAEQATLYPEGYARIAKAAFLAASPECARAALGRLLRVVGGGVHVPRRARIARLATALAQGEFRSGRTLGGCRVLVEAESVLICREMRKEVPQPVLPGACFRWDGRFVVETAPAKAGSPWAKQAKTWRLQRLGAQGWAEIVAVEPALRQSRLPVAVRSTLPAIWDRRGVFLVPHLGYDRGGGKFLKRLDFEPFEPLAGATFTVA
- the tolQ gene encoding protein TolQ, translated to MENEIIESVAVGQSVASTDMSAWGLFMQADPIVQAVMLLLLAASFWSWAIIFDKLMKLRRLRAIADSFEEAFWSGGSLLHLYERVGVNPKDPMSAVFGAGMREWKLGSEGKAAMSETRTGSVLQRVDRAMRLTLGRELEALERHLTFLASVGSTAPFIGLFGTVWGIMNSFQSIAISKNTSLAVVAPGIAEALFATAMGLVAAIPAVVAYNKISNGLNGYANRIDGFSDEFSAILAREAEGTS
- the tolR gene encoding protein TolR; the protein is MGGGAGGGAGGRRAGRRSLRPMSEINVTPMVDVMLVLLIVFMVTAPLMTVGVPVELPKSEAGNLSGQEEPLVVSVNADGDVFLQETQIDIVDLAPRLVAISGNNPETRIFIRGDQAINYGRVMDVMSTISAAGFSRVGLVARTPGEGQGPARKK
- the pal gene encoding peptidoglycan-associated lipoprotein produces the protein MRRIFVTIAALVLLTACETQTGGAGGSRGAGGAGGSGGSGGYSGMSSQQELVAKIGDRIFFNLNSYKIRADAQKILQAQATWLKQQSSLNITIEGHCDERGTREYNLALGERRANAVKDYLVALGVPTSRIMTISYGEERPVALGHNDAAWTQNRRGVTKVN